In Priestia megaterium NBRC 15308 = ATCC 14581, the following proteins share a genomic window:
- the pheT gene encoding phenylalanine--tRNA ligase subunit beta: MFVSYRWLQEYVDLSGVRAEELADKITKSGIEVEGVENLNKGISGVVIGHVVEREQHPNADKLSRCQVDLGGGEIVQIVCGAPNVAQGQKVAVAKVGAVLPGNFKIKRAKLRGEESNGMICSLQELGIESKLVAKDYQEGIFVFPSDAEVGADALDALNLNDEVLELGLTPNRSDCLSMLGVAHEVAAILRREVKYPSVNVQTSDEQAADYISVKVEAKEDNPLYVARVVKNVKIAPSPLWMQMRLMAAGIRPHNNVVDITNYILLEYGQPLHAFDYDRLGSKEIVVRHASEGEKFVTLDDQERVLKDNQLVITNGSEPVALAGVMGGANSEVKDDTVNVLIESAYFKGLTVRQASKDHGLRSEASARFEKGIDPNRTRVAADRAAELMAEYASGEVVSGTVEVDTLTVEPAVVAVSLGRINDVLGTELSMEEVQDIMNRLQFENKVEDETIVVTVPTRRGDITIEEDIVEEVARMYGYDNLPTTLPVTVATPGKLTEYQLGRRKVRRFLEGAGLAQTTTYSLTSAEKATQFALNATSTIGLAMPMSEDRSILRQSLVPHLLEAVKHNNARQSDSIALYETGSVFLSKGEGELPDEQERVAGAITGLWHAHGWQGEKKVVDFYVIKGVLEGLFAQLGLEKRISYAPVKKDGMHPGRTAAVWLDEKEIGYVGQVHPVAQKQYGLRETYVFELHLQELLAADVEEVRYSAIPRFPSITRDIALVVDKNVLAGEVQRVIYTTGGELLKDVTVFDLYEGERMEEGKKSVAFSLRYLDPERTLTDEEVAKAHGAVLEAVEKEFGATLRS, translated from the coding sequence ATGTTTGTATCTTATCGTTGGTTACAAGAGTATGTTGACTTATCAGGCGTAAGGGCAGAAGAGTTAGCAGATAAAATCACAAAAAGTGGAATTGAAGTTGAAGGTGTAGAAAACTTAAATAAAGGCATCAGCGGAGTGGTAATTGGTCACGTTGTAGAACGTGAACAGCATCCGAATGCTGATAAATTAAGCCGCTGTCAAGTAGATCTTGGCGGAGGAGAAATCGTTCAAATCGTGTGCGGAGCACCGAACGTGGCACAAGGTCAAAAAGTAGCGGTTGCAAAAGTGGGAGCTGTACTTCCAGGTAACTTTAAAATCAAGCGTGCTAAGCTTCGTGGTGAAGAATCGAACGGTATGATTTGTTCTCTTCAAGAGCTTGGCATTGAAAGCAAGCTTGTGGCAAAAGATTATCAAGAAGGTATCTTCGTGTTCCCAAGCGATGCTGAAGTAGGAGCGGATGCACTAGATGCATTAAACTTAAACGATGAAGTATTAGAACTAGGGCTAACACCAAACCGGTCAGACTGCTTAAGTATGTTAGGTGTAGCACATGAAGTGGCTGCTATTTTACGTCGTGAAGTGAAGTATCCGTCAGTAAACGTGCAAACGTCTGATGAGCAAGCAGCTGATTATATTTCCGTTAAAGTAGAGGCAAAAGAAGACAATCCGCTTTACGTAGCGCGCGTTGTGAAAAACGTAAAAATTGCTCCGTCACCATTATGGATGCAAATGCGTTTAATGGCAGCTGGTATTCGACCTCATAACAACGTTGTTGATATTACCAACTATATTTTGCTTGAATACGGCCAGCCGCTGCATGCTTTTGACTATGATCGTCTTGGTTCAAAAGAAATTGTTGTACGTCACGCGTCAGAAGGCGAAAAGTTTGTAACACTTGATGATCAAGAGCGCGTATTAAAAGACAATCAGCTTGTCATTACAAACGGCAGTGAGCCGGTAGCTCTTGCAGGTGTAATGGGCGGAGCGAACTCCGAAGTAAAAGACGATACGGTAAATGTTCTCATTGAATCAGCTTACTTCAAAGGCTTAACGGTTCGCCAAGCTTCAAAAGACCACGGTCTTCGTAGTGAGGCAAGCGCTCGTTTTGAAAAAGGAATTGATCCTAACCGTACGCGTGTAGCTGCTGACCGCGCAGCAGAATTAATGGCTGAATACGCTTCAGGTGAAGTGGTAAGCGGTACTGTAGAAGTAGATACACTAACTGTGGAACCTGCTGTTGTAGCTGTGTCACTTGGACGTATTAACGATGTGCTTGGTACGGAGCTATCAATGGAAGAAGTACAAGACATTATGAACCGTCTTCAATTTGAAAACAAAGTGGAAGACGAAACCATTGTTGTAACAGTGCCAACTCGTAGAGGCGATATTACAATTGAAGAAGATATCGTCGAGGAAGTAGCGCGTATGTATGGCTATGACAACCTTCCTACAACGCTTCCTGTGACAGTGGCAACTCCAGGAAAACTAACAGAGTATCAGCTTGGACGCCGTAAAGTTCGCCGTTTCTTAGAAGGTGCGGGATTAGCACAAACGACAACATATTCGCTAACGAGCGCTGAAAAAGCTACTCAGTTTGCACTAAATGCAACAAGTACGATTGGTTTAGCAATGCCGATGAGTGAAGATCGCAGTATCCTTCGTCAAAGCTTAGTGCCTCATTTGCTAGAAGCAGTGAAGCATAATAATGCTCGTCAGTCGGATTCTATTGCGCTATACGAAACAGGCTCAGTGTTCTTATCTAAAGGTGAAGGAGAATTACCGGATGAGCAGGAGCGCGTAGCTGGTGCAATCACGGGTCTATGGCATGCTCACGGCTGGCAAGGTGAAAAGAAAGTCGTTGATTTCTATGTGATTAAAGGTGTACTAGAAGGGTTATTTGCACAGCTTGGTTTGGAGAAACGAATCTCATATGCTCCCGTTAAAAAAGACGGTATGCACCCTGGACGTACAGCGGCTGTATGGTTAGATGAAAAAGAAATTGGATACGTAGGTCAAGTTCATCCTGTTGCTCAGAAACAGTATGGTCTTCGTGAAACATACGTATTTGAATTACACCTTCAAGAGCTATTAGCTGCAGATGTCGAAGAAGTTCGTTATTCAGCTATTCCAAGATTCCCATCTATTACACGTGATATTGCACTTGTGGTAGATAAAAATGTTCTTGCAGGAGAAGTTCAGCGCGTCATCTATACGACGGGCGGAGAACTTTTAAAAGACGTGACGGTATTTGATCTATATGAAGGCGAGCGTATGGAAGAAGGCAAGAAATCTGTAGCTTTCTCTTTACGTTACTTAGATCCTGAACGTACATTAACAGATGAAGAAGTAGCAAAAGCACATGGTGCAGTGTTAGAAGCTGTAGAAAAAGAATTTGGTGCAACGCTTCGTTCATAA
- the pheS gene encoding phenylalanine--tRNA ligase subunit alpha has translation MKERLQELQQEAIAKVEAASALKELNDVRVAYLGKKGPITEVLRGMGKLSAEERPVMGALANEVREAIASKIEEKQTALETAEVERKLASETIDVTLPGRPVKAGTHHPLTSVVEEVEDLFLGMGYEVAEGPEVEQDYYNFEALNLPKGHPARDMQDTFYITEETLLRTHTSTVQARVMNKNEGKGPVKIICPGKVYRRDDDDATHSHQFMQIEGLVVDENIRMSDLKGTLEVFVKKMFGADREIRLRPSFFPFTEPSVEVDVSCAKCGGKGCNVCKQTGWIEILGAGMVHPNVLEMAGYDSTKYRGFAFGIGVERIAMLKHGVDDIRHFYTNDVRFLDQFKQV, from the coding sequence ATGAAAGAACGTTTACAAGAACTTCAACAAGAAGCAATTGCAAAAGTCGAAGCAGCAAGTGCTTTAAAAGAATTAAACGACGTACGCGTAGCTTATTTAGGAAAGAAAGGCCCTATCACAGAAGTACTTCGCGGTATGGGAAAACTTTCAGCTGAAGAGCGTCCTGTAATGGGAGCACTTGCAAATGAAGTGCGTGAAGCTATTGCATCTAAAATTGAAGAAAAACAAACGGCGTTAGAAACAGCTGAGGTAGAGCGTAAACTTGCTTCAGAAACAATCGACGTAACGCTGCCAGGACGCCCTGTTAAAGCAGGTACGCATCACCCGCTAACAAGCGTGGTTGAAGAAGTAGAAGATTTATTCTTAGGAATGGGCTATGAAGTAGCAGAAGGACCGGAAGTAGAGCAGGACTACTATAATTTCGAAGCGCTGAACTTGCCAAAAGGTCACCCAGCACGTGATATGCAAGATACGTTCTATATTACGGAAGAAACGCTTCTTCGTACGCATACATCAACTGTTCAAGCTCGTGTTATGAACAAGAATGAAGGCAAAGGACCTGTTAAAATTATCTGCCCAGGTAAAGTGTATCGCCGCGATGACGATGATGCTACGCATTCTCATCAATTCATGCAAATTGAAGGTCTTGTAGTAGACGAAAACATTCGTATGAGCGATTTAAAAGGCACGCTTGAAGTATTTGTGAAAAAGATGTTCGGTGCAGACCGTGAAATTCGTCTTCGTCCAAGTTTCTTCCCATTCACTGAGCCGTCTGTAGAAGTAGACGTATCGTGTGCAAAATGTGGAGGTAAAGGCTGTAATGTGTGTAAACAAACAGGCTGGATTGAAATTTTAGGAGCTGGCATGGTTCATCCAAATGTTCTTGAAATGGCTGGATACGATTCAACTAAATATCGTGGTTTTGCTTTTGGAATCGGTGTAGAGCGTATTGCTATGTTAAAACACGGCGTGGATGATATTCGTCATTTCTATACAAATGATGTTCGTTTCTTAGATCAATTTAAACAAGTATAA
- a CDS encoding TrmH family RNA methyltransferase, with amino-acid sequence MFVKQIDSVKNPQVKAWKKLHNKKDRDKQGLFMVEGFHLVEEAIKNKDCVKELIIRESIEVPAQWNIDGIEITVVNEAIIKLLSDTETPQGIIAVCFQTKHAEIIHTAQKVLLLDGVQDPGNLGTIIRTADAAGVDAIIVGEGSVDVYNPKVVRSTQGAIFHLPIVKGDLLEMISLLKERGIAVYGTSLQNGKVYTCVKPSNEFALIVGNEGNGVSEKVLEQTDQNLYIPIYGKSESLNVAIASGILLYYLRGM; translated from the coding sequence ATGTTTGTGAAACAAATTGATTCAGTTAAAAATCCGCAGGTAAAAGCGTGGAAAAAGCTGCATAATAAAAAAGACCGTGATAAGCAGGGCCTTTTTATGGTAGAAGGCTTTCATTTAGTCGAAGAAGCTATCAAAAATAAGGATTGCGTAAAGGAACTAATTATACGCGAATCGATCGAAGTGCCAGCACAGTGGAACATAGACGGTATCGAAATAACCGTTGTCAACGAAGCAATAATCAAATTATTATCTGACACCGAAACACCTCAAGGAATTATCGCTGTGTGTTTTCAAACGAAGCATGCAGAAATCATTCATACAGCACAGAAAGTATTGCTTTTAGATGGGGTGCAAGATCCAGGTAACCTAGGTACGATTATTCGAACTGCTGATGCTGCCGGAGTGGACGCTATTATCGTTGGAGAGGGCAGCGTGGATGTGTACAACCCAAAAGTCGTTCGTTCAACGCAAGGAGCTATTTTTCATCTTCCAATTGTAAAAGGCGATTTACTCGAAATGATTTCACTGTTAAAAGAAAGAGGAATAGCAGTTTACGGCACGTCTCTACAAAATGGAAAGGTCTATACATGCGTAAAACCTTCAAACGAATTTGCGCTGATTGTGGGAAATGAAGGAAACGGCGTAAGCGAGAAAGTGCTGGAACAAACGGATCAGAATCTGTACATTCCCATCTATGGAAAGAGCGAGTCGCTAAATGTTGCCATCGCTTCTGGAATCTTACTTTATTATTTACGCGGAATGTAG
- the sspI gene encoding small acid-soluble spore protein SspI, protein MDLNLRNAVIANVSGNSKEELEATISDAIQSGEEKMLPGLGVLFEVLWEKSPESEKEEILTTLENGLK, encoded by the coding sequence ATGGATCTTAATTTACGAAATGCTGTTATTGCAAATGTTTCAGGAAACTCAAAAGAAGAGCTTGAAGCTACAATTTCTGACGCTATTCAAAGCGGCGAAGAAAAAATGCTCCCTGGACTTGGTGTTTTATTTGAGGTGCTTTGGGAAAAGTCTCCAGAATCAGAAAAAGAAGAAATTCTGACAACGCTTGAAAACGGTTTAAAATAA
- a CDS encoding M42 family metallopeptidase, translating into MTKLDETLTMLKALTDAKGIPGNEREPREVMKKYIAPYADEVTTDGLGSLIAKKVGNEQGPKIMVAGHLDEVGFMVTQIDERGFIRFQTVGGWWSQVMLAQRVTIVTSKGEVTGIIGSKPPHILPPEVRKKPVDIKDMFIDIGASSREEVAEWGVKPGDQVVPYFEFTVMNNEKMLLAKAWDNRIGCAIAIDVLKALKNEKHENVVYGVGTVQEEVGLRGAKTSANFIEPDIAFAVDVGIAGDTPGVSDKEASSKMGEGPQIILYDASMVSHKGLRDTVVDVADELNIPYQFDAIAGGGTDSGSIHISANGVPALSITIATRYIHSHAAMLHRDDYENAVKLIAEVIKRLDRNTVNAITYN; encoded by the coding sequence ATGACAAAGTTAGATGAAACATTGACGATGCTTAAAGCACTAACAGATGCAAAAGGAATTCCTGGAAATGAGCGTGAACCGCGTGAGGTTATGAAGAAATATATTGCACCTTATGCAGATGAAGTAACGACGGATGGGCTAGGCAGTTTGATTGCAAAAAAAGTAGGCAACGAACAAGGGCCTAAAATTATGGTAGCCGGTCACTTAGATGAAGTTGGTTTTATGGTGACTCAAATTGATGAACGCGGCTTTATTCGTTTTCAAACGGTAGGCGGATGGTGGTCTCAAGTTATGCTTGCTCAACGCGTAACCATCGTGACATCTAAAGGAGAGGTAACGGGGATTATTGGCTCAAAGCCTCCTCATATCCTGCCCCCAGAAGTTCGCAAAAAGCCAGTTGACATTAAAGATATGTTCATCGATATTGGTGCTTCTAGCAGAGAAGAAGTAGCGGAGTGGGGAGTAAAACCTGGTGATCAGGTTGTACCTTATTTCGAATTTACGGTTATGAACAATGAAAAGATGCTGCTAGCGAAGGCCTGGGATAACCGTATTGGTTGTGCAATCGCTATCGATGTATTAAAAGCTTTAAAAAATGAAAAACATGAAAATGTTGTGTATGGTGTAGGAACGGTGCAAGAAGAAGTTGGACTCCGAGGTGCAAAAACATCTGCTAACTTTATTGAACCGGATATTGCATTTGCTGTTGATGTCGGCATCGCTGGAGATACACCTGGTGTTTCTGATAAAGAAGCATCTTCTAAAATGGGAGAGGGTCCGCAAATCATTTTATATGATGCTTCCATGGTTTCTCATAAAGGACTTCGAGATACAGTGGTAGATGTGGCAGATGAATTAAATATTCCATATCAATTTGATGCAATCGCTGGAGGCGGTACGGACTCAGGTTCTATCCATATTTCAGCTAACGGGGTGCCAGCACTTTCGATTACGATCGCAACTCGTTATATCCATTCTCATGCAGCGATGCTTCATCGTGATGATTATGAAAATGCAGTTAAATTAATTGCGGAAGTAATTAAACGCTTAGACCGAAATACGGTGAACGCAATTACGTATAATTAA
- a CDS encoding dUTP diphosphatase, with product MNLQQLFTMQRQLDQHIEDKHELQKEDLIPRKLLALLVEMGELANETRCFKFWSVKPPAEDAVILEEFVDGVHFILSLGIEKGYDDLTELPNAKASDSKTAQFLQVFAQVAAFEQDQSKENYVDMFVSYMTLGDMFGFSAEHIEKAYISKNEVNFKRQEQGY from the coding sequence TTGAATTTACAACAGCTATTTACCATGCAGCGCCAGCTGGATCAGCATATAGAGGATAAGCATGAGCTTCAAAAGGAAGATTTGATTCCGAGAAAGCTTTTAGCACTGCTTGTCGAAATGGGAGAGCTGGCAAACGAAACGCGCTGCTTCAAATTTTGGAGCGTCAAACCTCCGGCTGAAGACGCTGTTATTTTAGAAGAATTTGTGGACGGCGTACATTTTATCCTTTCTTTAGGGATTGAAAAAGGATACGATGATTTAACTGAGTTACCAAATGCAAAAGCAAGTGATTCAAAAACAGCACAATTTTTACAGGTGTTTGCACAAGTTGCTGCTTTCGAGCAGGATCAGTCGAAAGAAAACTATGTGGACATGTTTGTATCTTACATGACGCTTGGCGATATGTTTGGTTTTTCCGCTGAACATATCGAAAAGGCGTACATCTCAAAAAATGAAGTGAATTTTAAACGCCAAGAACAAGGATACTAG
- a CDS encoding DUF1294 domain-containing protein, with the protein MNELLLTYFIAINIVGVGMMYRDKQKAKRHEWRIAESTLWTVAAIGGALGGLIGMYCYRHKTKHTSFTVGFPILAALDLLFFFVIS; encoded by the coding sequence ATGAATGAACTGCTGCTTACCTATTTTATTGCTATTAATATAGTAGGGGTAGGAATGATGTATAGAGATAAACAAAAAGCGAAAAGACATGAGTGGAGAATTGCCGAAAGCACACTGTGGACGGTAGCTGCTATCGGAGGAGCTCTTGGAGGACTGATTGGTATGTATTGCTATCGTCATAAAACGAAGCATACATCGTTTACAGTAGGTTTTCCTATTCTTGCTGCTCTTGATTTACTTTTCTTTTTTGTTATCAGCTGA
- the rplT gene encoding 50S ribosomal protein L20 — MPRVKGGTVTRKRRKKVLKLAKGFFGSKHRLYKVANQQVMKSHMYAYRDRRQKKRDFRKLWITRINAAARMNGLSYSRLMHGLKLAGIEVNRKMLADLAVADEKAFAELATAAKKGLDK; from the coding sequence ATGCCACGCGTAAAAGGCGGTACAGTAACACGCAAACGTCGTAAAAAAGTTTTAAAATTAGCTAAAGGTTTCTTCGGTTCGAAGCATAGATTATATAAAGTTGCTAATCAGCAAGTTATGAAATCTCACATGTATGCTTATCGTGACCGTCGTCAGAAAAAACGTGACTTCCGTAAATTATGGATCACACGTATTAATGCAGCTGCTCGTATGAACGGTCTTTCTTACAGCCGTTTAATGCACGGTTTAAAATTAGCAGGTATTGAAGTTAACCGCAAAATGCTTGCTGACTTAGCTGTAGCTGATGAAAAAGCATTTGCTGAATTAGCAACTGCTGCTAAAAAAGGCTTAGATAAGTAA
- the rpmI gene encoding 50S ribosomal protein L35 gives MPKMKTHRGAAKRFKKTGSGKLKRARAYTSHLFANKSTKQKRKLRKGSLVSKGDFKRIRHLLDNIK, from the coding sequence ATGCCAAAAATGAAAACACATCGTGGCGCTGCAAAGCGTTTCAAAAAGACTGGAAGCGGTAAATTAAAACGTGCTCGTGCTTATACAAGCCATTTATTCGCTAACAAATCTACAAAACAAAAGCGTAAATTACGTAAAGGTTCTTTAGTAAGCAAAGGTGACTTCAAACGTATCCGTCACTTATTAGATAACATTAAGTAA
- the infC gene encoding translation initiation factor IF-3, with the protein MMVNEGIRAREVRLIDQNGEQLGIKSKNEALEIASRVNLDLVMVAANAKPPVCRIMDYGKFRYEQQRKEREARKNQKVVNLKEVRLSPTIDEHDFNTKLRNARKFLEKGDKVKASIRFKGRAITHKGIGQKVLERFSQACEDVSSVESAPKMEGRSMFLVLAPKNEK; encoded by the coding sequence ATGATGGTAAACGAGGGCATTCGAGCTCGCGAAGTTCGTCTAATTGATCAAAACGGTGAACAATTAGGAATTAAATCAAAAAATGAAGCATTAGAAATTGCTTCACGAGTAAATCTTGACTTAGTAATGGTTGCTGCAAATGCGAAACCGCCGGTATGTCGTATTATGGACTACGGTAAATTCCGCTATGAGCAACAACGTAAAGAAAGAGAGGCTCGTAAAAACCAAAAAGTTGTAAACTTAAAAGAAGTTCGTTTAAGTCCAACAATTGATGAACATGATTTTAACACTAAACTTCGTAACGCACGCAAGTTCCTTGAAAAAGGTGACAAAGTGAAAGCGTCTATTCGCTTTAAAGGTCGTGCCATTACTCATAAAGGGATTGGCCAAAAAGTACTTGAACGTTTTTCACAAGCTTGCGAAGATGTAAGTTCAGTTGAATCGGCTCCTAAAATGGAAGGCCGCAGCATGTTCTTAGTCTTGGCACCTAAAAACGAAAAGTAA
- the thrS gene encoding threonine--tRNA ligase has translation MLKEWKVVSEVIKMTFPDGAVKEYPKGSSTEDIAASISPGLKKKALAGKVNGELLDLRTPIEEDGSLEIITQDAPEALEIMRHSTAHLMAQAIKRLYKDTKVQLGVGPVIENGFYYDIDMEESITPEDLGKIEKEMKKIVNSNIEIERKEVSREEAIQLFKEVGDELKLELIDAIPAGEKVTIYQQGEFFDLCRGVHVPSTGKIKEFKLLSVAGAYWRGDSDNQMLQRIYGTAFFTKADLDEHLRLLEEAKERDHRKLGKELNLFTNSQKVGQGLPLWLPKGATIRRIIERYIVDKEVSLGYQHVYTPVLGSVELYKTSGHWEHYQDDMFPAMEMDNEDLVLRPMNCPHHMMVYKQGIHSYRELPIRIAELGTMHRYEMSGALSGLQRVRGMTLNDAHIFVRPDQIKEEFIRVVRLVEAVYKDFGFENYSFRLSYRDPADTEKYFDDDAMWEKAQSMLKDAMDELDLDYYEAEGEAAFYGPKLDVQVKTALGKEETLSTVQLDFLLPERFDLTYVGEDGKQHRPVVIHRGVVSTMERFVAFLIEEYKGAFPTWLAPVQVQVIPVSPTVHLEYAKEVQEQLQLAGIRVELDSRDEKIGYKIREAQMQKIPYMLVVGDKEVEDKAVNVRKYGEQNSETVDFQAFLQNVKAEASR, from the coding sequence ATGTTAAAGGAGTGGAAAGTTGTGTCAGAAGTAATCAAAATGACATTCCCTGATGGAGCTGTTAAAGAGTATCCAAAAGGATCATCAACAGAAGATATTGCGGCTTCTATTAGCCCGGGATTAAAGAAAAAAGCATTAGCAGGCAAAGTAAACGGCGAGCTGCTGGATTTACGTACGCCAATCGAAGAAGATGGCAGTCTTGAAATCATTACGCAAGATGCTCCTGAAGCGCTTGAAATTATGCGTCACAGTACAGCGCATTTAATGGCTCAAGCAATCAAACGTTTATACAAAGATACAAAAGTACAGCTAGGTGTAGGGCCGGTTATCGAAAACGGTTTTTACTATGACATCGATATGGAAGAATCAATTACTCCTGAAGATTTAGGTAAAATTGAAAAAGAAATGAAAAAAATCGTTAATTCAAATATTGAAATTGAACGAAAAGAAGTTTCTCGTGAAGAAGCCATTCAACTTTTTAAAGAAGTTGGCGATGAACTGAAGCTTGAATTGATCGATGCGATTCCAGCAGGTGAAAAGGTTACGATTTACCAACAAGGCGAATTCTTTGACCTTTGCCGAGGTGTGCACGTGCCGTCAACAGGCAAAATTAAAGAATTTAAACTATTAAGCGTGGCGGGTGCTTATTGGCGCGGAGACAGCGATAATCAAATGCTGCAGCGTATTTACGGTACAGCATTCTTTACAAAAGCAGATTTAGACGAGCATCTTCGTCTTCTTGAAGAAGCAAAAGAACGTGATCACCGTAAACTTGGTAAAGAGCTAAACTTATTTACAAATTCTCAAAAAGTAGGACAAGGTCTGCCTTTATGGCTTCCAAAAGGTGCGACGATCCGCCGTATTATCGAGCGTTATATCGTAGATAAAGAAGTAAGCCTTGGTTATCAGCACGTTTACACTCCAGTGCTCGGAAGTGTAGAACTTTACAAAACGTCTGGTCACTGGGAGCACTACCAAGATGACATGTTCCCTGCAATGGAAATGGATAACGAAGACCTGGTTCTTCGTCCGATGAACTGTCCTCATCACATGATGGTTTACAAACAAGGTATTCACAGCTATCGTGAGCTTCCAATCCGTATTGCTGAGCTTGGAACGATGCACCGCTACGAAATGTCAGGAGCATTATCAGGACTTCAGCGTGTTCGAGGCATGACGCTAAATGATGCGCATATCTTTGTACGTCCCGACCAAATCAAAGAAGAATTTATTCGTGTAGTTCGCTTAGTTGAAGCGGTTTATAAAGATTTTGGATTTGAAAATTATTCATTCCGTCTATCTTACCGTGACCCTGCAGATACAGAAAAATACTTTGATGATGATGCAATGTGGGAAAAAGCACAAAGCATGTTAAAAGACGCAATGGATGAGCTTGACCTTGATTATTATGAAGCTGAAGGCGAAGCGGCATTCTACGGTCCAAAACTAGACGTTCAAGTTAAAACAGCGCTTGGTAAAGAAGAGACGCTATCTACGGTTCAATTGGATTTCTTACTTCCTGAACGATTTGATTTAACGTATGTAGGAGAAGACGGAAAACAACATCGACCGGTTGTTATTCACCGCGGCGTGGTGTCAACAATGGAACGTTTTGTAGCTTTCTTAATCGAAGAATACAAAGGAGCTTTCCCAACGTGGTTAGCACCTGTACAAGTTCAAGTGATTCCGGTATCACCTACCGTTCACCTTGAGTATGCAAAAGAAGTGCAAGAACAGCTTCAGCTGGCGGGTATTCGTGTGGAACTTGATTCTCGCGATGAGAAAATCGGCTATAAAATCCGTGAGGCTCAAATGCAAAAAATTCCTTATATGCTTGTTGTAGGGGATAAAGAAGTAGAAGATAAAGCAGTAAACGTACGTAAATACGGTGAGCAGAATTCAGAAACAGTGGACTTCCAAGCCTTTTTACAAAATGTAAAAGCAGAAGCATCTCGCTAA
- the ytxC gene encoding sporulation protein YtxC → MKIFFKYVEDAVIVYESLCAKRSALSYGSQCLKLVNNQLLVIDETYNREAILQDMVIPVLTHVILKKKEKKMMVNILKEQFFYSEEEEQDLLLQIMGGIMEGERGEIPQKTFSLPRELLIRQALQDFFIHNVTFTFESFLQFRLKEYQERLRYYAELAIDEYKLEQDYQILIHQLRQAANERQSSTGNVYVMHVNKNKFVLYDHNSRYVPERECAALAEAFLSEQESLYIDSTIIAPLLSLSPAAIHLYSDQHDHDFVYTIQNIFQEKVMLYEKNEFPFDQKQNIT, encoded by the coding sequence ATGAAAATATTCTTTAAATATGTAGAAGACGCAGTCATTGTATATGAGTCTTTATGCGCGAAGCGAAGCGCTTTATCATATGGTTCACAGTGCTTGAAGCTGGTGAATAATCAGCTTTTAGTCATTGATGAGACATACAATAGAGAGGCCATTTTACAAGACATGGTGATACCGGTATTAACGCACGTAATTTTAAAAAAGAAAGAAAAAAAGATGATGGTAAACATATTAAAAGAACAATTTTTCTATTCAGAAGAGGAAGAACAAGATTTGCTGCTTCAAATTATGGGGGGGATTATGGAAGGAGAGAGAGGCGAAATTCCGCAAAAAACATTTTCTCTTCCAAGAGAATTACTTATCCGCCAGGCTCTTCAAGATTTCTTCATTCATAATGTAACATTCACCTTTGAGTCTTTTCTCCAATTCCGTTTAAAAGAATATCAAGAGCGGCTGCGCTATTATGCCGAGCTGGCGATTGATGAATATAAGCTTGAACAAGACTATCAAATTCTTATTCATCAGCTGCGTCAAGCAGCTAATGAAAGACAGTCATCTACAGGTAACGTGTATGTAATGCACGTGAATAAAAACAAGTTTGTGTTGTACGACCACAACAGTAGATATGTTCCTGAACGTGAATGTGCAGCTCTAGCAGAGGCCTTTTTATCTGAACAAGAATCATTATACATAGACTCAACTATTATCGCGCCTTTGCTAAGTTTATCTCCAGCTGCTATTCATCTGTATAGCGACCAGCATGATCATGATTTTGTTTATACCATTCAAAATATCTTCCAAGAAAAAGTTATGTTATACGAAAAAAATGAATTTCCTTTTGATCAAAAGCAAAATATAACGTGA